A section of the Passer domesticus isolate bPasDom1 chromosome 17, bPasDom1.hap1, whole genome shotgun sequence genome encodes:
- the HNF1A gene encoding hepatocyte nuclear factor 1-alpha isoform X1 — translation MVSKLTHLQVELLEALLESGLTKETLIKALSEAEPYGLQSESQRAINALQTEKGEPCPDIPTLPNGMGESRVSEDETSDDGEEFTPPIMKELENLSPEEAAHQKAVVERLLQEDPWRVAKMVKSYLQQHNIPQREVVDTTGLNQSHLSQHLNKGTPMKTQKRAALYTWYVRKQREVAQRKYGNNCSPVSVAQRLLLSLARPYSLLFSRKKFPCPFVLAEFTHAGQGILTDEPMGDDLPTKKGRRNRFKWGPASQQILFQAYERQKNPSKEEREALVEECNRAECIQRGVSPSQAQGLGSNLVTEVRVYNWFANRRKEEAFRHKLAMDTFSGPQPTPAPPLTPHSSSSLQPPPALSPTKVHGVRYNQQPASEAESSSSNHHGNSSMVTTQTILHQVSPPGLEPSQNLLSTDTKLVSAPGGTLPPVSTLTALHSLEQSPHALSQQPQNLIMASLPGVMAIGAGETPSLAPAFTNTGASTLVIGLASTQPQSVPVINSMGSSLTTLQPVQFSQQLHPSYQQPLMQQVQSHINQSPFMATMAQIQNPHALYGPKSEVTQYTHAGLLPQTMVITDTANLSALTNLTPTKQAFTPDSETHTESGMHTPVSQAPTIHLQNQDTTIQHLQPGPRLTSSPAVSSSSLVLYQSSDSTNSHSQLLPSTHNVIETFISTQMASSTQ, via the exons ATGGTCTCGAAGCTGACTCATCTCCaagtggagctgctggaagcgCTGCTGGAGTCGGGGCTGACCAAGGAGACCTTGATCAAGGCGCTGAGCGAAGCGGAACCCTACGGGCTGCAGAGCGAAAGCCAGCGCGCCATCAATGCCCTCCAGACTGAGAAAGGGGAGCCCTGTCCCGACATCCCCACCCTCCCCAACGGGATGGGGGAGTCCAGGGTATCAGAAGATGAAACCTCAGATGACGGAGAGGAATTTACCCCTCCGATAATGAAGGAGCTGGAAAACTTGAGCCCTGAGGAGGCTGCTCACCAGAAGGCTGTGGTGGAAAGACTATTACA AGAGGATCCCTGGCGAGTAGCAAAGATGGTCAAGTCTTACCTCCAGCAGCACAACATCCCTCAGCGCGAGGTGGTGGACACCACGGGTCTGAACCAATCCCACCTCTCACAACACCTCAACAAGGGCACTCCCATGAAGACCCAAAAACGGGCAGCCCTGTACACCTGGTACGTCCGGAAGCAGCGAGAGGTGGCCCAGCGTAAGTATGGCAACAACTGCTCTCCTGTCTCAGTGGCACAAAGGCTTCTGCTCTCCCTTGCTCGTCCCTACTCCTTAttgttttcaaggaaaaaattccCTTGTCCCTTTGTGCTTGCAGAATTCACACACGCTGGCCAGGGTATCCTGACAGACGAGCCCATGGGAGATGACCTGCCCACCaagaagggaagaagaaatCGCTTTAAGTGGGGTCCTGCCTCACAACAGATCCTGTTCCAAGCCTATGAGAGGCAGAAAAACCCCAgcaaagaagagagggaggcaCTGGTGGAAGAGTGCAACAG GGCAGAGTGTATTCAGAGAGGTGTTTCCCCATCTCAGGCCCAGGGACTGGGCTCAAACCTGGTGACAGAGGTCAGAGTTTACAACTGGTTTGCCAACCGCAGGAAGGAGGAGGCTTTCCGGCACAAGCTGGCCATGGACACCTTCAGTGGACCTCAGCCCACCCCTGCCCCTCCTCTAACTCCACACAgctcctcctccctccagccACCTCCTGCTCTCTCACCCACCAAAGTTCACG GAGTGAGGTACAACCAGCAGCCAGCCAGTGAGGCAGAGTCCTCCAGCAGCAACCACCACGGGAACAGCTCCATGGTGaccacccaaaccatcctgcaCCAGGTTTCTCCCCCTGGACTGGAGCCCAGCCAGAACCTGCTGAGCACAGACACCAAGCTG GTATCAGCTCCTGGAGGAACTCTCCCTCCTGTCAGCACCCTgactgccctgcacagcctggagcagagcccccACGCGCTgagccagcagccccagaaCCTGATCATGGCGTCGCTGCCGGGGGTGATGGCGATCGGGGCGGGCGAGACGCCGTCCCTGGCCCCCGCCTTCACCAACACGGGCGCCTCCACCCTGGTGATCG GCCTGGCCTCAACCCAGCCCCAGAGTGTTCCTGTAATAAACAGCATGGGGAGCAGCCTCACCACCCTGCAGCCTGTTCAGTTCTCCCAGCAACTGCACCCATCCTACCAGCAGCCCCTCATGCAGCAGGTCCAGAGCCACATCAACCAGAGCCCCTTCATGGCTACCATGGCTCAGATACAGAACCCTCACG CTCTCTATGGCCCCAAATCTGAAGTGACTCAATACACACATGCAGGCCTCTTACCACAAACCATGGTGATAACAGACACAGCCAACCTCAGTGCCCTGACCAACCTGACACCAACTAAACAG GCATTCACACCTGACTCAGAGACTCACACCGAGTCTGGGATGCACACACCAGTGTCACAGGCACCAACAATCCATCTACAGAACCAAGACACAACAATCCAGCACCTTCAGCCAGGCCCACGCCTCACCTCGAGCCCTGCTG TGTCCTCCAGCAGCCTGGTGCTGTACCAAAGCTCTGACTCCACCAACAGCCACAGCCAGCTGCTGCCATCCACTCACAACGTCATTGAGACCTTCATCTCCACACAGATGGCATCTTCCACCCAGTAA
- the HNF1A gene encoding hepatocyte nuclear factor 1-alpha isoform X2: MVSKLTHLQVELLEALLESGLTKETLIKALSEAEPYGLQSESQRAINALQTEKGEPCPDIPTLPNGMGESRVSEDETSDDGEEFTPPIMKELENLSPEEAAHQKAVVERLLQEDPWRVAKMVKSYLQQHNIPQREVVDTTGLNQSHLSQHLNKGTPMKTQKRAALYTWYVRKQREVAQQFTHAGQGILTDEPMGDDLPTKKGRRNRFKWGPASQQILFQAYERQKNPSKEEREALVEECNRAECIQRGVSPSQAQGLGSNLVTEVRVYNWFANRRKEEAFRHKLAMDTFSGPQPTPAPPLTPHSSSSLQPPPALSPTKVHGVRYNQQPASEAESSSSNHHGNSSMVTTQTILHQVSPPGLEPSQNLLSTDTKLVSAPGGTLPPVSTLTALHSLEQSPHALSQQPQNLIMASLPGVMAIGAGETPSLAPAFTNTGASTLVIGLASTQPQSVPVINSMGSSLTTLQPVQFSQQLHPSYQQPLMQQVQSHINQSPFMATMAQIQNPHALYGPKSEVTQYTHAGLLPQTMVITDTANLSALTNLTPTKQAFTPDSETHTESGMHTPVSQAPTIHLQNQDTTIQHLQPGPRLTSSPAVSSSSLVLYQSSDSTNSHSQLLPSTHNVIETFISTQMASSTQ, translated from the exons ATGGTCTCGAAGCTGACTCATCTCCaagtggagctgctggaagcgCTGCTGGAGTCGGGGCTGACCAAGGAGACCTTGATCAAGGCGCTGAGCGAAGCGGAACCCTACGGGCTGCAGAGCGAAAGCCAGCGCGCCATCAATGCCCTCCAGACTGAGAAAGGGGAGCCCTGTCCCGACATCCCCACCCTCCCCAACGGGATGGGGGAGTCCAGGGTATCAGAAGATGAAACCTCAGATGACGGAGAGGAATTTACCCCTCCGATAATGAAGGAGCTGGAAAACTTGAGCCCTGAGGAGGCTGCTCACCAGAAGGCTGTGGTGGAAAGACTATTACA AGAGGATCCCTGGCGAGTAGCAAAGATGGTCAAGTCTTACCTCCAGCAGCACAACATCCCTCAGCGCGAGGTGGTGGACACCACGGGTCTGAACCAATCCCACCTCTCACAACACCTCAACAAGGGCACTCCCATGAAGACCCAAAAACGGGCAGCCCTGTACACCTGGTACGTCCGGAAGCAGCGAGAGGTGGCCCAGC AATTCACACACGCTGGCCAGGGTATCCTGACAGACGAGCCCATGGGAGATGACCTGCCCACCaagaagggaagaagaaatCGCTTTAAGTGGGGTCCTGCCTCACAACAGATCCTGTTCCAAGCCTATGAGAGGCAGAAAAACCCCAgcaaagaagagagggaggcaCTGGTGGAAGAGTGCAACAG GGCAGAGTGTATTCAGAGAGGTGTTTCCCCATCTCAGGCCCAGGGACTGGGCTCAAACCTGGTGACAGAGGTCAGAGTTTACAACTGGTTTGCCAACCGCAGGAAGGAGGAGGCTTTCCGGCACAAGCTGGCCATGGACACCTTCAGTGGACCTCAGCCCACCCCTGCCCCTCCTCTAACTCCACACAgctcctcctccctccagccACCTCCTGCTCTCTCACCCACCAAAGTTCACG GAGTGAGGTACAACCAGCAGCCAGCCAGTGAGGCAGAGTCCTCCAGCAGCAACCACCACGGGAACAGCTCCATGGTGaccacccaaaccatcctgcaCCAGGTTTCTCCCCCTGGACTGGAGCCCAGCCAGAACCTGCTGAGCACAGACACCAAGCTG GTATCAGCTCCTGGAGGAACTCTCCCTCCTGTCAGCACCCTgactgccctgcacagcctggagcagagcccccACGCGCTgagccagcagccccagaaCCTGATCATGGCGTCGCTGCCGGGGGTGATGGCGATCGGGGCGGGCGAGACGCCGTCCCTGGCCCCCGCCTTCACCAACACGGGCGCCTCCACCCTGGTGATCG GCCTGGCCTCAACCCAGCCCCAGAGTGTTCCTGTAATAAACAGCATGGGGAGCAGCCTCACCACCCTGCAGCCTGTTCAGTTCTCCCAGCAACTGCACCCATCCTACCAGCAGCCCCTCATGCAGCAGGTCCAGAGCCACATCAACCAGAGCCCCTTCATGGCTACCATGGCTCAGATACAGAACCCTCACG CTCTCTATGGCCCCAAATCTGAAGTGACTCAATACACACATGCAGGCCTCTTACCACAAACCATGGTGATAACAGACACAGCCAACCTCAGTGCCCTGACCAACCTGACACCAACTAAACAG GCATTCACACCTGACTCAGAGACTCACACCGAGTCTGGGATGCACACACCAGTGTCACAGGCACCAACAATCCATCTACAGAACCAAGACACAACAATCCAGCACCTTCAGCCAGGCCCACGCCTCACCTCGAGCCCTGCTG TGTCCTCCAGCAGCCTGGTGCTGTACCAAAGCTCTGACTCCACCAACAGCCACAGCCAGCTGCTGCCATCCACTCACAACGTCATTGAGACCTTCATCTCCACACAGATGGCATCTTCCACCCAGTAA
- the C17H12orf43 gene encoding LOW QUALITY PROTEIN: protein CUSTOS (The sequence of the model RefSeq protein was modified relative to this genomic sequence to represent the inferred CDS: inserted 2 bases in 2 codons) produces MKFGYGXPCRTAAPSTHRGRTTAPGMRXGRTTAPSGSRACKMAAPRGGSGPDSGTGSDSDSDSGGEAAARFREAAWDCTALAEPRSGGFKKDRLQPKDQPSLRREAIGRQEGDNELQTTPEFRAHVAKKLGTMLDSFITVLKDSSGPSQTSLAQSDSEDDGFRLFSSSVPGDCGKAEPCPAAGRRRPVSSSDTDSDEEWQRCQEAAVSAADILKQSAFPALSQASSQDQSQGYVEPNQKKKKKKKIRRENNIQEKIIDPAECDQICKDLPRLVSVNGQQERQNSNHRENSVLPGAVKKKKKKKKE; encoded by the exons ATGAAATTCGGTTATG AGCCGTGTCggactgcagctcccagcacgcaCCGCGGCCGGACTACAGCTCCCGGCATGC CGGGCCGGACCACAGCGCCCAGCGGGTCCCGCGCTTgcaagatggcggcgcccaGGGGCGGCTCGGGCCCGGACAGCGGCACCGGCTCGGACTCGGACTCGGACAGCGGCGGGGAAGCGGCCGCGCGGTTCCGGGAGGCTGCCTGGGACTGCACCGCGCTGGCGGAGCCGCGTAGCG GGGGCTTTAAAAAGGATCGGTTGCAGCCTAAAGATCAGCCAAGCCTGA GGCGTGAGGCAATCGGCCGCCAGGAGGGTGACAATGAGCTCCAGACAACTCCAGAGTTCAGAGCACACGTTGCAAAGAAACTGGGAACCATGCTGGACAG TTTCATCACTGTCTTGAAGGACTCCTCAGGACCATCACAGACTTCGCTGGCACAGTCTGACTCTGAAGATGATG GTTTTCGCctcttctcttcctctgtccctggaGACTGTGGGAAAGCAGAGCcttgccctgcagcagggaggaggaggccaGTTAGCTCCAG TGACACAGACAGTGATGAAGAGTGGCAGAGGTGCCAGGAGGCTGCCGTGTCAGCTGCAGACATTCTGAAGCAAAGTGCTTTCCCTGCATTGTCCCAGGCCTCCAGCCAGGATCAGAGTCAGGGCTATGTAGAGCccaaccagaaaaaaaagaagaagaagaaaattaggAGAGAGAATAATATTCAAGAGAAAATAATAGACCCAGCAGAGTGTGACCAGATCTGCAAAGATTTGCCTCGGTTGGTGTCTGTAAATGGCCAGCAGGAGAGACAGAACAGCAATCACAGAGAGAactctgtgctgccaggagctgtgaagaagaaaaagaagaagaaaaaagaatga